Proteins encoded by one window of Haliotis asinina isolate JCU_RB_2024 chromosome 6, JCU_Hal_asi_v2, whole genome shotgun sequence:
- the LOC137286431 gene encoding myophilin-like: MGPKRDPELEKQALDWVEANLGEAIDRKKPYDDVLKDGIILCKLMNKLNPGCIKKIDTKGGGFALMQNIERFANAATKFGVPANEVFQTVDLWEKKNIPQVTLCIHALGRICQTKPDYTGPMLGPKMAEENKREFTEAQLLEAKNIVSLQYGSNKGASQAGMNMGKMRSVHD; encoded by the exons CGTGATCCCGAGTTGGAGAAGCAGGCCCTGGACTGGGTGGAGGCCAACCTGGGTGAGGCCATCGACAGGAAGAAGCCTTATGATGACGTACTTAAAGACGGAATCATCCTCTGCAA ACTGATGAACAAGCTGAACCCTGGGTGTATCAAGAAGATCGACACAAAGGGGGGTGGCTTTGCGCTCATGCAAAACATCGAGAGGTTTGCCAATGCCGCTACCAAATTCGGTGTTCCTGCCAATGAAGTGTTCCAGACAGTTGATCTCTGGGAAAAGAAGAACATTCCCCAGGTCACGCTCTGCATCCACGCGCTCGGTAGAATT TGTCAAACAAAGCCAGATTACACCGGCCCAATGCTCGGACCCAAGATGGCGGAAGAGAACAAGCGAGAGTTCACAGAGGCCCAGCTGCTAGAGGCCAAGAACATTGTGAGCCTCCAGTATGGCAGCAACAAGGGTGCCTCCCAGGCCGGCATGAACATGGGCAAAATGAGGAGCGTCCACGACTAG
- the LOC137287051 gene encoding acidic phospholipase A2-like, with product MEYSRGQALVVFLVTFLAVSYVFGGPLDRPKSHSIQKRTILQMCGLITLHTNRSCLEYNGYGCFCGLGNQGFKALDDVDTCCRKHDSCYGDVACFWFYPQWVGYGIQCDGTNCRCTDSMENNPCAYTTCRCDLRLAECLGEADFHSYYQRYNRQLCNHRVEDDIYD from the exons ATGGAGTACAGCCGAGGACAAGCACTGGTCGTCTTTCTGGTGACCTTCCTTGCAG TATCATATGTATTTGGTGGCCCATTAGACAGACCCAAGTCACATTCAATCCAGAAAAGGACCATCCTCCAAATGTGCGGCCTCATCACTCTCCATACCAATCGGAGCTGCCTTGAGTACAACGGATACGGTTGTTTCTGTGGTCTCGGGAATCAAGGATTCAAGGCGCTGGACGATGTAGATAC GTGCTGCCGGAAGCACGACAGCTGTTACGGGGATGTAGCCTGCTTCTGGTTCTATCCACAGTGGGTGGGATACGGAATACAGTGTGACGGTACAAACTGCCGGTGTACTG ATTCCATGGAAAACAATCCGTGCGCCTACACGACCTGCCGCTGTGACCTGAGATTGGCAGAGTGCCTGGGGGAGGCGGACTTCCATAGCTACTACCAACGCTATAACCGGCAACTTTGTAACCACAGGGTAGAAGACGACATTTACGACTGA